Proteins encoded together in one Variovorax paradoxus EPS window:
- a CDS encoding cation diffusion facilitator family transporter, whose amino-acid sequence MAESKVAIYGAIGANVAIAITKFVVAGITGSSAMLSEGIHSAVDTFNGVLLLVGLKLSKRPATPEHPFGHGKELYFWSLIVAVLIFGLGGGVSFYEGIQHIRAPEPMRDPTWNYVVLAAAFVFEGTSFLIALKQFRAQAKGTPFWQALDRSKDPTTYTVLAEDSAALVGLLVAALGIYLGHALDMPVLDGVASVVIGVLLAGVAVLLIAQARGLLIGEGIRPETARAIRAIAMEQPSVEDVGHVLSMYIGADEALVIVDVNFKDDISTGEAGDAIAAIETEVRARFPTIKRIFIEATEAPQAGAAPAKDGGAL is encoded by the coding sequence ATGGCCGAATCGAAAGTCGCGATCTACGGCGCCATCGGCGCCAATGTCGCTATCGCCATCACCAAGTTCGTCGTGGCGGGCATCACCGGCAGCTCGGCGATGCTGTCGGAGGGCATCCACTCGGCGGTCGACACCTTCAACGGCGTGCTGCTGCTGGTGGGCCTCAAGCTCAGCAAGCGGCCCGCAACGCCCGAGCATCCGTTCGGCCACGGCAAGGAGCTCTATTTCTGGAGCCTGATCGTGGCGGTGCTGATCTTCGGGCTGGGCGGCGGCGTGTCGTTCTACGAGGGCATCCAGCACATCCGCGCGCCGGAGCCGATGCGCGATCCGACGTGGAACTACGTCGTGCTCGCGGCGGCCTTCGTGTTCGAGGGCACGAGCTTTCTGATTGCGCTCAAGCAGTTCCGCGCGCAGGCCAAGGGCACGCCGTTCTGGCAGGCGCTGGACCGCAGCAAGGACCCGACCACCTACACCGTGCTGGCCGAGGATTCTGCCGCGCTTGTGGGGCTCTTGGTGGCGGCGCTCGGCATCTACCTCGGCCACGCGCTGGACATGCCCGTGCTCGATGGCGTGGCCTCGGTGGTCATCGGCGTGCTGCTGGCCGGTGTGGCCGTGCTGCTCATCGCGCAGGCGCGGGGTCTCCTGATCGGCGAGGGCATCCGGCCCGAGACGGCGCGCGCCATCCGCGCCATCGCGATGGAGCAGCCCAGCGTCGAAGACGTGGGCCATGTGCTGTCGATGTACATCGGCGCCGACGAGGCGCTGGTGATCGTCGATGTGAACTTCAAGGACGACATTTCCACGGGCGAGGCGGGCGACGCCATCGCGGCCATCGAGACCGAGGTGCGCGCGCGTTTCCCGACGATCAAGCGCATCTTCATCGAGGCGACCGAGGCGCCGCAGGCCGGCGCGGCACCGGCGAAAGACGGAGGTGCCTTGTAG
- the mgrA gene encoding L-glyceraldehyde 3-phosphate reductase, translating into MTYLAAPERYDAIPYRRVGRSGLVLPAISLGLWHNFGDSTPIDVQRKLLRTAFDLGINHFDLANNYGPPYGSAETNFGRLLREDFKAYRDELIISSKAGWDMWPGPYGQGGGSRKYVLASLDQSLQRLGLDYVDIFYSHRFDPHTPLEETASALAQAVQQGKALYIGISSYSAGKTREIAALLREWKVPLLIHQPAYNLFNRWIEKDLLDATGELGAGVIAFTPLAQGLLTDKYLKGIPADARINRPGGGSLKQEHLSDDNVERARALNEIAKRRGQSLAQLALTWTLRDPRVSSALIGASRPEQIVDNVAALRHAPLSAEELAEIDKYAVEGGVNLWEKPSTDFA; encoded by the coding sequence ATGACCTACCTTGCCGCCCCCGAGCGCTACGACGCCATTCCCTACCGACGCGTCGGGCGCAGCGGGCTCGTGCTGCCTGCCATTTCGCTCGGGCTCTGGCACAACTTCGGCGACAGCACACCCATCGACGTGCAGCGTAAGCTGTTGCGCACGGCCTTCGACCTGGGCATCAACCACTTCGACCTCGCCAACAACTACGGCCCGCCGTACGGCAGCGCCGAAACCAATTTCGGCCGTCTGCTGAGGGAAGATTTCAAGGCGTACCGTGACGAACTCATCATCTCCAGCAAGGCCGGCTGGGACATGTGGCCCGGCCCCTACGGCCAGGGCGGGGGCTCCCGCAAATACGTGCTCGCGAGCCTCGACCAGAGCCTGCAGCGCCTGGGCCTCGACTACGTCGACATCTTCTATTCGCACCGCTTCGATCCGCACACGCCGCTGGAAGAAACCGCCTCCGCGCTGGCGCAGGCCGTGCAGCAGGGCAAGGCGCTCTACATCGGCATCTCGTCTTACTCAGCTGGCAAGACGCGCGAAATCGCCGCGCTGCTGCGCGAATGGAAGGTGCCGCTGCTCATCCACCAGCCGGCCTACAACCTGTTCAACCGCTGGATCGAAAAAGACCTGCTCGATGCCACCGGCGAACTCGGCGCGGGCGTGATCGCCTTCACGCCGCTGGCGCAGGGGCTGCTCACCGACAAGTACCTCAAGGGCATTCCGGCCGATGCGCGCATCAACCGGCCCGGCGGCGGCTCGCTCAAGCAGGAGCACCTGTCGGACGACAACGTGGAACGCGCACGCGCGCTCAACGAGATCGCCAAGCGCCGCGGCCAGAGCCTTGCGCAACTCGCGCTGACCTGGACGCTTCGCGATCCGCGCGTGAGTTCTGCGCTGATCGGTGCGAGCCGGCCCGAGCAGATCGTCGACAACGTCGCCGCCTTGCGCCATGCGCCGCTGAGCGCCGAAGAGCTCGCCGAGATCGACAAGTACGCCGTGGAAGGCGGCGTGAACCTCTGGGAAAAGCCGTCGACCGACTTCGCGTGA
- a CDS encoding dodecin, protein MSNHVYKSLELTGSSPVGIEDAVQTAIAKAHETVRNIQWFTVTETRGHVVDGKVAHWQVTVKIGFTLE, encoded by the coding sequence ATGTCGAACCACGTCTACAAGTCTCTCGAGCTGACCGGCTCGTCGCCGGTCGGCATCGAGGACGCGGTGCAGACCGCGATCGCCAAGGCGCACGAGACGGTGCGCAACATCCAGTGGTTCACCGTCACCGAGACGCGCGGCCATGTGGTGGACGGCAAGGTCGCGCATTGGCAGGTGACGGTGAAGATCGGGTTCACGCTCGAATAA
- a CDS encoding type II toxin-antitoxin system HipA family toxin has product MLPEKIRQLDVEIAGAPAGQLLKHSVYEFRYLDSGVEQPSVALLMPPTRPTYQDGDLFAVMDQNLPEGDLYLRLRAMFPKQQLTQMHLLAVVGSNGIGRLGFRLAGAEAPAVPRIIDRKALLATRYTPEVFDELVRAYLSTGAGIAGMQPKIMVPDRVSVPVPTIIVKAGAASYPGLSANEFMCLTAAGHAGIETPTFDLSDDGQLLLVDRFDIAADGSRIGFEDIAALMNLRVRDIQSDRKYHGSYQRIAELMQYLQLPSENLARFFEQVAFSIMVRNGDGHLKNYGLLYTSTADCRLAPMFDVVTTALYRYTRYEGGPELEDRTLALKLFAGKGHTKAYPTTEELLLFGSKVCGVARPELVLARIAEGMQKTLRLAAGDPRIPKDLLEKMRDIWADGMTYAKAR; this is encoded by the coding sequence ATGCTTCCTGAAAAGATCAGGCAGCTCGACGTCGAGATCGCCGGCGCGCCGGCCGGCCAGTTGCTCAAGCACTCGGTCTACGAGTTCCGGTATCTCGACAGCGGTGTGGAGCAGCCCTCGGTCGCGTTGCTGATGCCACCGACCCGGCCGACCTACCAGGATGGCGACCTTTTCGCAGTGATGGACCAGAACCTCCCCGAGGGCGACCTGTACCTGCGTCTGCGGGCGATGTTCCCCAAGCAGCAGCTCACGCAGATGCATCTGCTCGCAGTGGTGGGATCCAACGGCATCGGGCGCTTGGGCTTCCGGCTGGCGGGAGCAGAGGCGCCTGCGGTGCCCCGGATCATCGACCGCAAGGCCTTGCTCGCCACCCGCTACACGCCCGAGGTGTTCGACGAACTGGTGCGCGCGTACCTGAGCACCGGCGCCGGCATTGCCGGCATGCAGCCGAAGATCATGGTGCCGGACAGGGTCAGCGTTCCGGTGCCCACGATCATCGTGAAGGCGGGCGCAGCTTCCTATCCGGGCCTGTCGGCCAACGAGTTCATGTGCCTGACGGCCGCCGGCCACGCCGGCATCGAGACGCCCACATTCGACCTCTCGGACGATGGGCAACTGCTGCTGGTCGACCGTTTCGACATCGCGGCGGACGGGTCCCGGATCGGCTTCGAGGACATCGCGGCGCTGATGAACCTTCGCGTGCGCGACATCCAGTCCGACCGGAAGTACCACGGGAGCTACCAGCGCATCGCCGAGTTGATGCAATACCTCCAACTGCCCAGCGAAAACCTCGCGCGCTTCTTCGAGCAGGTGGCGTTCAGCATCATGGTTCGCAACGGCGACGGCCACCTCAAGAACTACGGATTGCTCTACACCTCGACCGCCGATTGCCGCCTTGCGCCGATGTTCGACGTGGTGACGACAGCGCTCTACCGGTACACGCGCTACGAAGGCGGTCCCGAACTCGAGGACCGCACGCTGGCGCTCAAGCTCTTCGCGGGCAAGGGCCACACGAAGGCCTACCCGACGACCGAGGAGTTGCTGCTGTTCGGCAGCAAGGTCTGCGGGGTCGCCAGGCCGGAACTCGTTCTTGCGCGAATCGCGGAGGGGATGCAGAAGACGTTGCGCCTGGCAGCCGGTGACCCACGAATCCCGAAGGACCTGCTGGAGAAGATGCGGGACATCTGGGCCGATGGGATGACTTACGCCAAGGCGCGGTAG
- a CDS encoding AAA family ATPase has product MLIVLSGLPGSGKTTVARELVGRLSAVYLRIDAIEQALVSAKVLAGEVGPAGYEVAYALARSNLALGLTVVADCVNPLPVTREAWRAVAASASSRVLEVEIGCSDVAEHRRRVELRAPDIPGHALPDWASVLRHNYAPWTTDRLVIDTATVGAAEAAQRIVAAART; this is encoded by the coding sequence ATGCTGATCGTTCTGTCAGGCTTGCCCGGCTCGGGCAAGACCACCGTCGCACGCGAACTCGTGGGGCGGCTTTCGGCCGTCTATCTGCGCATCGATGCCATCGAGCAGGCGCTCGTGTCGGCGAAGGTGCTGGCGGGAGAGGTCGGCCCTGCGGGCTACGAGGTTGCCTATGCGCTGGCGCGCTCGAATCTTGCGCTCGGCCTCACGGTGGTTGCCGATTGCGTCAACCCGTTGCCGGTCACGCGCGAAGCGTGGCGCGCGGTCGCGGCGAGTGCGTCGTCACGTGTGCTGGAGGTCGAGATCGGTTGTTCGGATGTCGCGGAGCACCGCCGGCGCGTGGAGCTTCGCGCGCCAGACATTCCGGGGCATGCGCTGCCCGATTGGGCGTCGGTGCTGCGGCACAACTACGCGCCGTGGACCACGGATCGCCTGGTCATCGACACCGCCACTGTCGGCGCGGCCGAAGCGGCGCAGCGCATCGTGGCGGCAGCCCGCACCTGA
- a CDS encoding SAM-dependent methyltransferase yields the protein MLWEKKLAQWSAAVRDRANLPARLTLWDGQSYDFGNFSGPSVTLHVKSPAALSLMLQPTLDNLGEAYVKSKIDIEGKLSDVIDIAYGLAKTSIDKQGGALQNMARYFAHTKSSDKKSIQYHYDVSNEFYQQWLDANMVYSCAYFENGDEDLATAQLKKIDHILTKIDLRPGQTLLDIGCGWGALVIRAAQKFGARCVGVTLSQNQFDLATERVKAAGLEDRIEIRLQDYRDVTGQFDRITSVGMFEHVGRKNLPTYFKHVRELLADDGVVMNHGITSSDPEGGGVSYGGGDFIDRYVFPNGELPHISLALQAMQQGGLEAFDIENLRRHYAQTLRYWSDSYEANSDKLRTMVDEEKFRIWRVYLAGCAYAFENDDVAIYQIVGRKAGRAAKTLPWSRRYIYNGTSALNAA from the coding sequence ATGCTTTGGGAAAAGAAGCTGGCGCAGTGGAGCGCCGCCGTTCGTGACCGCGCCAACCTGCCGGCACGCCTCACGCTGTGGGACGGCCAGTCCTACGACTTCGGCAATTTCAGCGGACCTTCGGTCACGCTTCACGTCAAATCACCGGCAGCGCTGTCGCTGATGCTGCAGCCCACCCTCGATAACCTGGGCGAGGCCTACGTCAAGAGCAAGATCGACATCGAGGGCAAGCTCAGCGACGTGATCGACATCGCCTACGGCCTCGCGAAGACATCGATCGACAAGCAGGGCGGGGCGCTGCAGAACATGGCGCGCTACTTCGCGCACACCAAATCGTCGGACAAGAAATCGATCCAGTACCACTACGACGTTTCCAACGAGTTCTACCAGCAGTGGCTCGATGCGAACATGGTCTATTCGTGCGCCTACTTCGAGAACGGCGACGAAGACCTCGCCACCGCGCAGTTGAAGAAGATCGACCACATCCTCACCAAGATCGACCTCAGGCCGGGCCAGACGCTGCTGGACATCGGCTGCGGCTGGGGCGCGCTGGTGATCCGCGCGGCGCAGAAGTTCGGCGCGCGCTGCGTGGGCGTGACGCTCTCGCAGAACCAGTTCGACCTGGCCACCGAGCGCGTGAAGGCCGCGGGCCTGGAAGACCGCATCGAGATCCGCCTGCAGGACTACCGCGACGTGACCGGCCAGTTCGACCGCATCACCAGCGTCGGCATGTTCGAGCATGTGGGCCGCAAGAACCTGCCCACCTACTTCAAGCACGTGCGCGAACTCCTGGCCGACGACGGCGTGGTGATGAACCATGGCATCACCTCGTCCGACCCCGAAGGCGGCGGTGTCTCGTACGGTGGCGGCGACTTCATCGACCGCTACGTGTTCCCCAACGGCGAACTGCCGCACATCAGCCTCGCGCTGCAGGCCATGCAGCAGGGCGGGCTCGAAGCCTTCGACATCGAGAACCTGCGCCGGCACTACGCGCAGACGCTGCGCTACTGGAGCGACAGCTACGAGGCCAACAGCGACAAGCTGCGCACGATGGTCGACGAGGAGAAATTCCGCATCTGGCGCGTGTACCTCGCGGGTTGCGCGTATGCGTTCGAGAACGACGATGTAGCGATCTACCAGATAGTGGGGCGCAAGGCGGGGAGGGCGGCGAAGACGCTGCCGTGGTCGCGGCGCTATATCTACAACGGCACCTCGGCGCTGAACGCGGCTTGA
- a CDS encoding AraC family transcriptional regulator, which yields MSDETPEIAAALAQPMPLEPELDEARKELVALINRITGGRDGTVETPVAGLQVYCISKPDRPKHAFATPALGLIAQGSKRIIMGDDIYVYDPMHYLVTSVDLPVCGQVRLTSDNEPYLGLRLELALDEIGELIGDEKLPAKANAPASRGMYVNRIAMPVLEPVLRLLRLVENPEDVPIMAPLIKREIMYRLLVNGEGARLRQIALQDSHTQRIAKAISALRINYAQSLRVEDMARAVHMSVSSFHHHFKAVTAMSPLQYQKQLRLQEARRQMLVTGIDVASAAHSVGYESPSQFAREYGRMFGAPPLRDKQRWLSEAGNDAMGAASMEAA from the coding sequence ATGTCCGACGAAACACCCGAAATCGCTGCAGCCCTTGCCCAGCCGATGCCGCTGGAGCCCGAACTCGACGAAGCCAGGAAGGAACTGGTGGCGCTCATCAACCGCATCACCGGCGGGCGCGACGGCACGGTGGAAACGCCGGTGGCCGGCCTGCAGGTGTACTGCATCAGCAAGCCCGACCGCCCCAAGCACGCCTTCGCCACCCCGGCGCTTGGGCTGATCGCGCAGGGTTCCAAGCGGATCATCATGGGCGACGACATCTATGTGTACGACCCGATGCACTACCTCGTGACCTCGGTCGACCTGCCGGTGTGCGGCCAGGTGCGCCTGACGAGCGACAACGAGCCGTACCTTGGCCTTCGGCTGGAGCTGGCGCTCGACGAAATCGGCGAGCTCATCGGCGACGAGAAGCTGCCCGCCAAGGCGAACGCGCCGGCTTCCCGCGGCATGTACGTGAACCGCATCGCGATGCCCGTGCTGGAGCCGGTGCTGCGGCTGCTGCGGCTGGTCGAGAACCCGGAAGACGTGCCGATCATGGCGCCGCTCATCAAGCGCGAGATCATGTATCGGCTGCTGGTGAACGGCGAGGGCGCGCGCCTCCGCCAGATCGCGCTCCAGGACAGCCACACCCAGCGCATCGCCAAGGCCATCAGCGCATTGCGCATCAACTATGCGCAGTCGCTGCGGGTGGAGGACATGGCGCGCGCGGTGCACATGAGCGTGTCGTCGTTCCACCACCACTTCAAGGCGGTGACCGCGATGAGCCCGCTGCAGTACCAGAAGCAGCTTCGCCTGCAGGAGGCGCGCCGCCAGATGCTGGTGACCGGCATCGACGTGGCGAGCGCGGCGCACAGCGTGGGCTACGAAAGCCCCTCGCAGTTCGCACGCGAGTACGGCCGCATGTTCGGTGCGCCGCCGCTGCGCGACAAGCAGCGCTGGCTCTCGGAGGCGGGCAACGATGCGATGGGGGCGGCTTCGATGGAAGCGGCCTGA
- a CDS encoding helix-turn-helix domain-containing protein, whose amino-acid sequence MKDKIRLPIELGQAIQRARKGGRLKATDIAARSGRARNVLYRLERGEDITVASLFDILRAMDLTIGLQRLGMPTLEEVTDRFGQDDDDAS is encoded by the coding sequence ATGAAGGACAAAATCCGACTACCCATTGAATTAGGCCAAGCCATCCAGCGCGCGCGAAAAGGGGGCCGCCTGAAGGCGACCGACATCGCCGCGCGCTCTGGCCGCGCGCGCAACGTTCTCTATCGACTGGAGCGAGGGGAAGACATCACCGTGGCCTCGCTGTTCGACATCCTGCGCGCCATGGATCTCACGATCGGCCTGCAGCGCTTGGGCATGCCGACACTGGAAGAAGTCACGGACCGCTTCGGACAGGATGACGACGATGCTTCCTGA
- a CDS encoding MFS transporter: MSVSTKTTNRPLVIASIMASMAMVAIEATIVSTVMPQIASELGGLHLYSWVFASFLLAQTAMTVVFGKLSDLYGRKPIMFVGIAIFVIGSVLAGFSWSMPAMICFRLIQGIGAGAIQPVSLTIVGDLYPVRERGKVQGYLASVWAVSAVVGPMIGALIVQKLSWAWIFWVNVPIGLAAAAGFWFFLHEAPTVRRSSIDMVGAVLFTVGIASLMIALTEFGVGNSGVALAWAGLFVVTLALFIAQERRAADPMVSLKLWGARMIATVNGAAMLAGMVLIGITTFLPMYVQVVLERSSVTAGLTLTMVMLGWPIGATLTSRTFHRIGLWRMVVVGAALIPVGTATFALLGAGSSPVLPAIGSFIIGLGMGVMSLASLILIQEGVELSQRGIATASNVFSRNLGSALGAAFFGAVFNFGLTRGDGSMMFTDDELRLLLQGVHGSVAGDAGIRLALGSSLHLTFLMMLVVSLGVVVLALWLPKEGLETRAVKEDNKVVQK, from the coding sequence ATGAGCGTCAGCACCAAAACAACAAACCGCCCCCTGGTCATCGCATCGATCATGGCCTCAATGGCCATGGTCGCCATCGAAGCCACCATCGTCTCCACCGTCATGCCGCAGATCGCCTCCGAACTCGGCGGGCTGCATCTCTACAGCTGGGTCTTCGCTTCGTTCCTGCTCGCGCAGACCGCGATGACCGTGGTGTTCGGCAAGCTCAGCGACTTGTACGGGCGCAAGCCCATCATGTTCGTGGGCATCGCGATCTTCGTCATCGGTTCGGTGCTCGCGGGCTTCTCGTGGTCGATGCCGGCCATGATCTGTTTCCGTCTCATCCAGGGCATCGGCGCGGGCGCGATCCAGCCGGTGTCGCTCACCATCGTCGGCGATCTCTATCCGGTGCGCGAACGCGGCAAGGTGCAGGGCTACCTCGCGAGCGTGTGGGCGGTGTCGGCCGTCGTGGGGCCGATGATCGGCGCGCTCATCGTGCAGAAGCTGTCGTGGGCCTGGATCTTCTGGGTCAACGTGCCCATCGGCCTGGCCGCGGCGGCGGGTTTCTGGTTCTTCCTGCACGAGGCGCCGACGGTGCGCCGCTCGTCCATCGACATGGTGGGCGCGGTGCTGTTCACCGTCGGCATCGCCTCGCTGATGATCGCGCTGACCGAGTTCGGCGTCGGCAACTCGGGCGTCGCGCTCGCGTGGGCCGGGCTCTTCGTGGTCACGCTCGCGCTCTTCATCGCGCAGGAGCGCCGCGCGGCCGACCCGATGGTGTCGCTCAAGCTCTGGGGCGCACGGATGATCGCGACGGTCAACGGCGCGGCGATGCTCGCCGGCATGGTGCTGATCGGCATCACCACGTTCCTGCCGATGTACGTGCAGGTGGTGCTGGAGCGCTCGTCGGTCACGGCCGGCCTCACGCTCACGATGGTGATGCTGGGCTGGCCCATCGGCGCGACGCTGACCTCGCGCACCTTCCACCGCATCGGCCTCTGGCGCATGGTGGTCGTCGGCGCCGCGCTGATTCCGGTGGGCACCGCGACCTTCGCGCTGCTCGGGGCCGGCAGCTCGCCGGTGCTGCCGGCCATCGGCTCGTTCATCATCGGTTTAGGCATGGGCGTGATGAGCCTGGCTTCGCTGATCCTGATCCAGGAGGGCGTGGAGCTCTCGCAGCGCGGCATCGCCACGGCTTCGAACGTGTTCTCGCGCAACCTCGGGAGCGCGCTGGGCGCGGCCTTCTTCGGCGCGGTCTTCAACTTCGGGTTGACGCGGGGGGACGGCAGCATGATGTTCACGGACGACGAACTGCGGCTGCTGCTGCAGGGCGTGCACGGCTCGGTGGCGGGGGATGCGGGTATCCGGTTGGCGCTGGGCAGCTCGCTGCACCTCACGTTTCTGATGATGCTGGTGGTGAGCCTTGGCGTGGTGGTGCTGGCGTTGTGGTTGCCGAAGGAAGGGTTGGAGACGCGGGCGGTCAAGGAAGACAACAAGGTCGTGCAGAAGTAG
- a CDS encoding sulfurtransferase — protein MSILSRWWRAASFATLAFLATSPIAFAQASADGSGPLVSTEWLEKNLKNPKLRVIEVSVNPGLYERGHIPGAVNFSWHNDLNDRVRRDIVSQADFEKLLSAAGVDKDTTIVLYGDNNNWFAAWGAWVFDQYGLSNVKLLDGGRKKWEAENRGLDNRAPEFAATRFKVTQPNPQIRARLADVLAVAEGKSDTKLVDIRSADEYSGKIFAPAGAAELAVRAGHIPGAANVPWGRAVNEDGTFKSVAELKALYAGVGIDGSKPAITYCRIGERSSHTWFALNRILGYKNVRNYDGSWTEYGNAVGVPVNNPSGTVWASK, from the coding sequence ATGTCGATTCTCAGCAGATGGTGGCGAGCCGCGTCCTTCGCCACGCTGGCCTTTCTGGCCACCTCGCCCATTGCGTTCGCGCAGGCATCGGCCGACGGCAGTGGTCCGCTCGTCTCCACCGAGTGGCTCGAGAAGAACCTCAAGAACCCGAAGCTGCGCGTGATCGAGGTCAGCGTGAACCCCGGCCTCTACGAGCGCGGCCACATTCCCGGCGCCGTCAACTTCTCGTGGCACAACGACCTGAACGACCGCGTGCGGCGCGACATAGTGAGCCAGGCCGATTTCGAGAAACTGCTGTCCGCGGCCGGCGTGGACAAGGACACCACCATCGTCCTGTACGGCGACAACAACAACTGGTTCGCGGCATGGGGCGCCTGGGTGTTCGACCAGTACGGCCTCTCGAACGTGAAGCTGCTCGATGGCGGCCGCAAGAAATGGGAGGCCGAGAACCGGGGCCTCGACAACCGCGCGCCCGAGTTCGCCGCCACCCGCTTCAAGGTGACGCAGCCCAACCCGCAGATCCGCGCGCGGCTGGCCGACGTACTGGCCGTGGCCGAAGGCAAGAGCGACACGAAGCTGGTCGACATCCGCTCGGCCGACGAGTACAGCGGCAAGATCTTCGCGCCCGCCGGTGCCGCCGAGTTGGCGGTGCGCGCGGGCCACATCCCCGGTGCGGCCAACGTGCCGTGGGGACGCGCGGTGAATGAAGACGGGACCTTCAAGTCGGTCGCCGAGCTGAAGGCGCTCTATGCGGGCGTGGGCATCGATGGCAGCAAGCCGGCCATCACCTACTGCCGCATCGGCGAGCGTTCGAGCCACACCTGGTTCGCGCTCAACAGGATTCTTGGCTACAAGAACGTGCGCAACTACGACGGCTCGTGGACCGAATACGGCAACGCCGTTGGCGTGCCGGTCAACAACCCGAGCGGCACGGTCTGGGCTTCCAAGTGA